GTACCGCACCTACGACCATCTCACCGCCGCATACGCGGTCGAGATCCTGGTGCTCGGCGTCGTCGCGGTCGTACTCGCCGGGTTCGCCTCGGACGGGATCGCGCATCTCGCGGTGCATCAACAGTTCCCGCACGGCAAGGATCTGCGAATGCTGTTCCGGGTGGCGCTCAGCGGGCTCGGCACGCTGGTGATCCCGCTGATCCTCATCACGCTGGCGGGTATCGACGTCCTGGCCTTGGACACCGCACTGCTGATCGCGGGCTACGTCTACATCGCGACATTGGGTCTCATCGGCTGGCTCGCGGTGCGCAATGCGCGCATCACCTGGTGGCAGAAACTCGCGGCTCTGGTCACCCTCGCCCTGATCGGACTGATCGTCCTGGCGATCCAGGTGCTGGCGCACAGCCACTGACCACAGCCACCGACTGCTCAGACGACGACCGAACCCGCACGGTCGCGCACACCCGAGAAGTGCAGGTGTTCATCCGCGACGTCCCCGCGCAGCAACCGACGATCGGTGTAGTAGCTCATCGACATCACCCACGGCGCCTCCGGGCCCTGCTTGGGCAGCGTCTCCAGCGCACGCTGGACGTAACCCGCACCGAAGTCGAGCAGCGGGCGGGTCGGCATCGCCGGGTCGGCGACGGCCCACACACTGTCGTAGCCGTGGGCGTCCAGGTAGGTGAGGAGCTTGCAGAAGTACTCGCAGAGCAGGCCGATCTTCAGCGTCCACGACGCATTGGTGTAGCCGATGGCGAGCGCGAAGTTGGGTACCCCGGACAGCATCATGCCGCGATAGACGACGGTGTCGGGCATCGACACCGGCCGGCCGTCGACCGTCAGGTCGATCCCGCCGATGATCTTGATGTTCAGGCCGGTGGCGGTGACGATGATGTCGGCCTCGAGTTCCGCACCGCTCTCGAGCAGGATCCCCGTCTCGGTGAAGCTCGCGATGCGGTCGGTGACGATCGACGCCTTGCCCTTGCGCAGGGTGCGGAACAGATCGGAATCCGGTACCACGCACAGTCGCTGATCCCACGGGTTGTAGGGCGGATTGAAGTGCGTGTCCACCGGGTAGCCCTCCGGTAGCTGAGATGCGTTGATCTTGCGGATCATCCGCCGCGCGACGGACGGGAACCGTTGGCAGAGTTCGAACAGCAGGCGCTGCTGCGCGACATTCTTCTGCCGGGTCAGCGCGTATCCGCGCTTGTCACCGAGGATCTTCTTGAGGGCGTTGGCGATGGCGTCCTCGCGGGGCAACGGGATGATGTAGGTCGGCGTGCGCTGCAGCATCGTGACGTGCTCCGCGTCGTCGGCCATCGCCGGGAGCAGGGTCACCGCGGTCGCGCCGCTGCCGATCACCACCACGCGCTTGCCCGCGTAGTCCAGGTCCTCCGGCCAGTGCTGCGGGTGCACGATCTGGCCCTGAAACCGTTCGCGCCCTTCGAATTCCGGGGTGAAGCCCTCGTCGTAGTCGTAATAGCCCGAGCCGCAGAAGATCCAGCCCGCGCTGATCCGGGTCCGCTCACCGGTGTCGGTCCGGTCGATCTCGACGAGCCACCGCGCATCCTCGGACGACCACGCCGCGGACACCACCCGATGCTGATAGCGGATGTGGTCGGTCAGTCCGTTCTCGTCGATGGTCTCGTGCAGGTAGTCGAGGATGCGGGGTGCGTCGGCGATGGCCTGCTTGTCGGTCCACGGCTTGAACTCGTAGCCGAAGGTGTGCAGATCCGAGTCCGATCGGATACCGGGGTAGCGGAACAGGTCCCAGGTGCCACCCGCTGCCGCTCGGCCTTCGACGATGGTGAACGACTTCGCCGGGTGCTCGGTGGTCAGGTACCGGGCGGCGCCGATACCCGAGATCCCGGCGCCGACGATGAGGACGTCAACACGTTCGGTGGTGGTCGAAGTGGTCACCCGAAGCTCCTGTGGTCGATCGCGGTCGCAGCTGTCTCTACCAGCATGCGCACACACGCGCGTCGACGCCAGGGACAAAGTGCAACCACGAACGACCGCGCATGGTGCAGAATGTGCCCGTGACAGTCAGCCTGGTCGAGTGGCCTCGATCGTCGGCGCGTGTTCGTGAACTGCTGCGACGCGGCGCCGAGATCGCCTTGCAGCCGCCCGAGGAGTGGATCGAGGAGATGCACGCCGCCGCGTTGGGCGGGGTGCGGATGACGACGGTCGCCGACGATCCGGTGCTGGCCGAGGGCACTCGCCGAACCAATCTGGCAAACATGCTGCACTGGGCGGCGGCCAACATCCACGATCCCGGCGCACGGGTGTCGGTGAATCTGACCGGCGAAGTGCTCGACACCGCCCGCGACCTCGTGCGCCGTGGCCTCGGCGAGTCCTCGCTGGACTCGTACCGCACCGCGCAGAGCGTCGCGTGGCGGAGGTGGATGGACATCTGCTTCGGCCTCACCGACGACCCCGCGGAGCTCCGCGAACTGCTCGAACTGTCGTCGTTGTCGATCTCGACGTTCATCGACGACACGGTGTCGGCGATGTCGGCGCGCATGGAGGCCGAGCGGGCCGACCTGACGCGGGGCACGCACGCCGAACGGCGCCAGACGGTCGCCCTGCTCCTCGAGGGCGCGCCGATCCCGACGGGGCGGGCGGAGTCCCAACTCGGCCATCGGCTGAGTGGGCCGCACACCGCCGCGGTCATCTGGAGCGACGCCGGCGCCGATGCCGCACGCGAACTCGAGGCCGTCGCGGACACGGTGACCAAGGCGACCGAGGGCCGCGATCGCCTCACCGTGGTCGCCAGCGCCGCCACCCTGTGGATCTGGCTGCCGACCGCGACCGCGCCGCCGATCCGCCGGCTGCCCGAGCACACCGGTGTGCGGGTGGCGTTCGGGCGGCCGGGTCACGGCCTCGACGGCTTCCGCCGCAGCCACTTCCAGGCGCTGGCCACCCAACGCCTGATGGCGCAGCTGGCCTCCCCGCAGCAGGTGGCCGGGCACGAGGACGTCCGGCTCGTGTCGCTCCTGACGAGCGACCCGACGGCGACCGACGAGTTCCTCGCCGACACCCTCGGCGACCTCGGCACCGCCGACGTCGACACCATCGAGACCGTCCGCACCTGGATTGCCGAGCAGTGCAACACCTCCCGCACCGCCGAGCGGCTGTATGCCCACCGCAACACCGTCATCCGACGACTCGCCCGCGCCGACGAACTACTCCCCCGCCCCGTCGCCGCCAACCTGGTCGACGTGGCCGCCGCACTGGAGATCCTGCGCTGGCGCCCCCACGACCACTGACACCCCGCCTGAACACAATGAGCACAACCTTGAAGCGCGCCCGTCGGAGCTCGATGATCGAGGCACATCCGACGAAAGGTGTCGCCCATGCCCGAACGACGCGAGGACGCCGGGATCGCGCCCACCCGTGTCCGTCCCGACTGGTCGGTCGCACGGAGTTGGCTGCTCCTGCCGGGAACTCCGGACGGCGAGAACATCTTCGACGACGCGATCGCCTCGGATGTCGACGTTGTGGTCCTCGACCTCGAGGACGGGCTGCCCGACGCGGAGACCGCACGTGGACGCGCCACGGTCCGCCGGTGGCTCTCCGGCACCGGGCACGCATGGGTACGGATCGCCGACACCAGGACACCGGCATGGGCCGACGACCTCGCCGCAGTCGCGACCGCGCCGGGTCTCGGCGGTGTGATCCTCGCGAAAACCGAGTCGCCGGAGGATGTCCGGGCGACGGCGCGACGCCTTCCGGACGGGATGCCGATCGTCGCACTGATCGAGTCCGCGCTCGGGATCGAGAGAGCGTCGGAGATCGCCGGTGAACCGGCCTGTGCGCGAATGGCCTTCGGCGTCGGCGACTTCCGACGCGACACCGGGATGTCGGCCGATCCGATGGCGCTCGCCTACCCGAGAAGCCGGCTCGTCGTGGCGAGTCGCGCCGCGGCGATCGCCGCGCCCATCGACGGTCCGACGCTGCGATCGGACACGCGCCACCTCACCCGGGATACCGAGATCGCCAAGTCGATGGGCATGGGCGGGCGACTCTGTCTCGATACCGGGCATGCGGCGACCATCAACAATCTCCTCAGCCCGTCCACCGACGAGATAGATTCCGCACGAACGGTTCTCGCCACCCTCGGCGGAAGCGGCGGCGTCTACGACGGCAGTTCACGGCCCACGATGGCCCGCGCCGAGGACACACTGACACTCGCCCGCCGACTCGGACTCCTCGGGGACTCCTGACGCCGACGAGTCCCGCGTTCAGTCCGTTCGGCCGAGCCAGTCCTCGGCCGCGAAGTCCTGCGCGACGTGACCGGAGACGACGGTCTCGGCGAGCGCCTCGCCGATGACCGGCGCATGTTTGAAGAGGTTGTGCCCGGCGAGCGCGACGACCGGTCCCAGCTGCCAGATCGCGACGCCGTCGTCGCCCCACGGCAGGCTGGTCACCCAGCAGTGCACGATGCCCGTCGGCGTGGGGTCGAGCCCGGGTAGCGCGGTCGACACATACGCGACCGCGGCATCGGCCGACTCGGCGAGCCGTTGGCCGTCGTAGATGGCGCCGTCGTCGTGGGCATCGACGCTGTCCGACAGTCCGAGACCGTACCCGGAGCGATCCGGGTAGGCGGCCGCATAGATGCCCGTCGCGCCGAACACCCCGCTGCCGTCCTGCAGGGTCGGCAGCCGGTCGATGGGCTCGCGCAGCCCGAAGGACACCCGGACGTGCGCACCGAGTCGCACCGGCAACGACAATCCGAGCCCCCGGACCAGCGCGGGCGTGCCGCGGCCTGCGCAGATCACCACCGTGCCGTGCTCACCGAGGGTTGTCGGTGTCCGGACCGCAGCTCCCGCGCCGGTACGGTGCACCGTGATCACCTGCTCGGTGACCGTGCGGTCGGCGAAACGCTCGGCCAGCACGTCGATCGCGGCCCTCGTGTGGATGGAGCCACCGCCCGGGTCCAGCATGGCCGCACCCTCGTATCCGGCGAGCACCGGCAGCAACTCGCGCACAGCTGCCGGATCCAGCTCTTCGGCCGCGACGCCGGTGTCCCGCAGCAGTGCCAGGCGGCGCGGTACCGACGGGCCGAGCGCGACCGCACCGTCCTCGGACACCAGTTGCGTGCCGAACTCGTCGGACCACGCGCGCCAGCGCTCACGTGCCCGCACCGCGAGGCGGATGAGCCGGGGATCGTCGTGCGCGTGCCGGAAGATCCTCGATTGGCCCGCCGACTGCCCGCGACCGGGCACGCCCGCTTCGTAGATGGTTACCGAAAGGCCTTGTTCAGCAAGGTGATAGGCAGTCGAGAGGCCGATGATCCCGGCTCCGATGACACCGACGTCGGACGTGACGGACATGCCCCGACGCTACGCCTCGCGGTAGACCTGCGGCCGCGACGTTGACGTTTACCGCACGCACGGAGCGGGTAGGCAGTGCAGACGAGGTCCGACATGAACGGATGATTCGACACGAACGCATGAGAGGATTCGAACCCATGCCCGACGAACTCAACGGCATCACCGTCGCCTTCCTGGTCGCGCCGGAGGGCACCGAGCAGGTCGAACTCACCGAGCCGTGGAAAGCCGTCGAGGCCACCGGTGGTACTCCGAAGCTCGTCTCCACCGCAGGCGGGACCATCCAGGCGTTCCGTCACCTCGACAGGGCAGACACCTTTCCCGTCGACGTGACCACCGACAGCGCGGAGGTCGGTGACTTCGACGCCCTCGTGCTGCCCGGTGGCGTCGCCAACCCGGATTTCCTCCGCACGGTGGACAGCGCCGTCGCCCTGGTACAGGGCTTCTTCGAGGCGGGTAAACCGGTCGCCGCGATCTGCCATGCCCCGTGGACGCTGGTGGAGGCGGACGTGATCGGCGGCCGCACCCTCACCTCGTATCCGAGCGTGCAGACCGACATCCGCAATGCCGGCGCGACCTGGGTCGACGACGAGGTCGTGGTGGACCGCGAAGGACCGAACACCCTGATCACCAGCCGTAACCCCGACGACCTACCGATCTTCAACGCGACCTTGGTCACCGAGTTCGCGAAGGCGCGCGCCTAGCCGCACGGCCCGCGCTCACCCGTCCTGTGCGTCCAACTTCGCCGCGACATCCGCGGGGAACCCACCGGTCGCGAGCGGACCCCAGCGGGTCGGCGTGACGCGGATGAGCGATTTGCCCTGCACCCGCATCGCGGCCCGGTAGTCGTCCCAGTCGGGGTGCTCGCCGGAGATGCTGCGGAAGTAGTCGACGAGCGCGTCTTCCGCCTCGGGCATGTCGAGCACCTCGGCGTCGCCGTCGACCTGCACCCACGCGCCGTTCCACTCGTCGGACAGGACACACACGCTCACGACCGGCGTATGCCGCACGTTGGCCGCCTTGGCCCGCCCCGGGTAGGTGGAGATGACGATTCGTCCTTCGCCGTCGACGCCTCCGGTCACCGGTGACAGTTGCGGACTCCCGTTGGATCGAACCGTGCTCAGGATCATGTGGTGGCGCGGGCGGATGAAGTCGAGCAGCGCGGAGAGGTCGACGGAATCAGCGGTTGCAACGGTTCTGGCCATGGTGTCGACCCTACGCGCGGAGTCCGCCCGTCAGAGCTTGAAGCGCCCCGCGAATCCCCGCAGGGGCATGTCGGCGCTGGTGAGGATGCCCGGTCGCGCCGCAACCACGGATCTGATGGAGTTCAGCGCGGGCAGGCCGGTCACCGTCATGCCGATCGATGCGAACGCCGACGGGTCGGAGAGGTCGACGCCCGCCTTCGGGAAGATCATGTGTTTGCTGTAGATCGACGGATCGCCGGTCACCTGGGTGATGTAGCAGCCCTTGATGTCCCAGGACGGATCCGTGTACGGGGTCATCTGCCATTCGAGGTGCGATTCGACGCGTGCGACACCGTCGACCATGCCCTGGTACTTGATGTAGCTGCCGCCCAGCGATCCCTGCGGCAGGCTGTACCAGCCGAGGTCGATGTCCTTGGTGCACGCACCGAGCTCGTAGCTGAACGTCACCTCGTCGAGTGCCAGGTCGAAACAGTCGGCCATCAGGTACACCGAATCCGCGAAGACCTCGGTGTACTTGCGCAACGAGTCCGGGATCGTGGGATCGTCGACCGGACGCCCGTATCCGACGGCCTGCCACGTGTCCACCGAGTGGTGGCACGAGACGTCGACCGACTCGGTGACGGTGACGTTCTCGATGTCGGCGACATCCATCGATCCGACGATGCCGAGCACCTGGCACGCCCCCGGATTCATACCGGTCCCGTAGAACGTGGAACCGCCTCTCTGGCAGGCCTCTTCGATGATGTCGGTGGTCTTGCGCCCACTAGGGTGCGGATGGTTGGTGTTGCGATGGAAACCGGTGATCCAATCGGCGGTGGTGACGATGTCGATGCCGGCCTCGAGCACCCGCACATAGAGGTCCTCGTCGGGGAACACACCGTGGAAGGTGAGCACGTCGGGCTTGGCGGCGATGATCTCCTCGACCGTCCCGGTGGCGGTGACCCCGACGGGTTCGATCCCGACGATCTCGCCGGCGTCGCGGCCGATCTTGTCCGTTGTGTAACAGTGCAATCCGACCAGTTCGAGATCGGGGTGGCTCCGGATGCGCCCGATCATCTCCGTGCCCAGGTTTCCGGTTGCCACCTGGAACACGCGGATCGTGTCGGGAGTACTCATCTGGTCAAGCCTTCCTGTCGTGATGTGGCCGCAGCGAGAACAGCGCCGCTCTCGGGTCGTACGGGATCGGGGCCGGCCGGCCCGCCGTCGGGATAGAACTGCCTGGCCCACTCGCGCAGCGCGGTGAACCCTTGATACTCCTTGCGCGACAACGCCGGCGGGTCCGAGTAACGCTGATGCGACCAGATGTGGACATCGGCGGCGAACTGCTCGATGACGAAGTCGGCCATCGTCTTGCCGTACACGGTCATCGGGCCGTCCTCCTCACCCGCCTTGCGGCCGATCCACACGGTGAATCGGACATCCGAGGTGTACTCGTCGACCGGGGTCACCGCCGGCATGGTGCGGTTGTCGACCATCCCCCAACTCTTGGTGACCGAACACCCGAGTCCGGCATTGATCGATTCGACTCCGCTGGTGGCGTTCTCGAGCGTCGCCCCCTCGTCGAATGCGATCGTGAAATCGACATGGGAGACCGGCCCGGAGAAGTCGTGGCGGGTGAACTCCGGCATGAACGGCGTCTTGTGCACAAAGGTGAAGTGGGCGAAATCGACCCCGTTCTCCATCACGTACTGCGGATGCATCTCGAGGTCTCGGCGGAACAGCGTCGCGTCGGGCACCGGCGGGTAGTAGTCGGCGGCGGTCCGTCCGTCGCCGAAGTCCGCGAAGATGTCCGGCACGTCGAAGTACGGTTCGCCCCCGTCGACGTCGTACCAGATCCACACCGCCTCGTTGCGCTCGACGACGGGGTAACTGCGAATCCGGCGGCCCTTGTTCGGGCGTTTCTCGTAGGGGATGCATACGTTGCGCCCCTCGGCGTTCCATTCCCATCCGTGGAAGGGACACACGAGATTCTCGCCCTCGACATGTCCCCCGTAGCCGAGATGCGCGCCGAGGTGTTCGCAGTAGGCGTCGAACACCGACACCACGCCGGACGCCGACCGCCAGGCCACCATCTCGGTGCCGAAGTACTTCATCGTGTGCACGTCGCGCTCGGTGATCTCAGCCGACCAGGCGACCTGGAACCAGCCTGTCGGCTCCATGGACAGGGGCGGTTTCGCCATTCGTACGTCCTCCCGCGCAGTCGGGTTGTGGGGCTGTCGAAATGATAGTGGGTTCTGCGAAAGAATGACAGGGGGTTCTACGAAAACCGGTCGACCACGACTAGGATCGGCGGACATGACCACCGGAGCGGGCGTCAGCGGCCGACGCACCAATCGCCGGGGCAATGCCACCCGGGAGGCAATACTCGACGCCGCACTGACCTCGCTCGCGTCGGGCGGGCCCGGGTCGGTCTCCGCGAATCGCATCGCCAAGGACATCGGCGCCACCTGGGGAACGATCAAGTATCAGTTCGGCGATGTCGACGGGCTCTGGACGGCAGTGCTCCGGCGTACGGCAGAACGTCGCGGCGAACTGCCCTACCGCGAGAACAACACGATGCCGCTGCCCCGGCGCGTCGCGGAGATCGTGGAGATGCTGTTCGTCGGCCTGACGACGTCGGTCGACGCGCGCGCCATCGAGAATCTGCGGGCCGCCCTGCCTCGCGACCACGCCGAGCTCGAACGCCTCTACCCGAACACAGCCGCCGAGCTGGCCTCGTGGAAGGAGAGCTGGGCGCGGGCCTGCCAGAAGGCGTTCGCCGACCTCGACGTCGACCCGATCCGCGTGCGCGAGGTCGCCGCCTTCATTCCGGGCGCGTTGCGGGGCATGGTCTCCGAAGCGCAGCTCGGCACGTACTCCGACCTCGACGAGGCCCGCCGCGGACTCACCAACTCCATCGTCGCCTACCTCGGCGCGCCGCGCGATCAGTGATCGAAAAGTGCCCGTCCCCATCGGTTTCCGCACGCGCTGTTTCGACTGAACCCGCCACCGGCGGCCGGTGATGCCCTAACGTTCGTCGGTGTCACCATCATGTGGATCGAATCAAGGAGCTGTGCAGTATGTCCGAAATCATCGTCGTCGCGACCATCTCCCCGAAGCCGGGCGAAGAGGCAGCGGTACGGAACGCCATCCTCTCCGCCATCCCCAAGGTCCACGACGAACCGGGCTGCATCGCGTACGCCCTGCACGAAGCCACCGGCGACTCGACGGATCTCGTGATGATCGAGAAATGGGAATCGATGGAGGCTCTCGGCACCCACGGCAGCGCACCGGCCCTCGCCGAACTCGGTGCCGCGATCGGGGAGCTGCTCGCCGGACCGCTCGACGTCAAGACCTTCACCGCCGTGGCCGCAGGGCAGGACGGCAAGGGCACCATCTGACCGCCGCCCGGCAGACGGCGGCGTAACCCGCGGAAGTCTTGATTCCGCGGGTTACGCCGTGCTAGACACGTAGAACGAGCGTTAGATCGGCGATGCGGATCGCATCACACGCCGATCCCGTGCACAAACCCGTCTGGGAGGACCCACATGCCCGAAGCCGTCATCGTCGACGTCGTCCGCCTCGCCTCCGGCAAGGGCAAGCCCGGCGGCGCCCTCTCGGCCACCCAACCGGTCGAGCTCCTGGCCCACGTGCTCCGCTCGCTGGTCGAACGCAACGACCTCGACCCCGCGCTCGTCGATGACGTCATCGGCGGCTGCGTCGGCCAGGCGGGCGAACAGGCCCTCAACATCTCCCGTACGGCGCTGCTCTCGGCCGGCTTCCCGGAGTCGGTGCCCGCGACCACCGTCGACCGCCAGTGCGGCTCCAGCCAGCAGGCCGCACACTTCGCCGCCCAAGGCGTCATCGCCGGGGCGTACGACATCGTCATCGCGGC
This sequence is a window from Gordonia insulae. Protein-coding genes within it:
- a CDS encoding Rieske 2Fe-2S domain-containing protein, yielding MAKPPLSMEPTGWFQVAWSAEITERDVHTMKYFGTEMVAWRSASGVVSVFDAYCEHLGAHLGYGGHVEGENLVCPFHGWEWNAEGRNVCIPYEKRPNKGRRIRSYPVVERNEAVWIWYDVDGGEPYFDVPDIFADFGDGRTAADYYPPVPDATLFRRDLEMHPQYVMENGVDFAHFTFVHKTPFMPEFTRHDFSGPVSHVDFTIAFDEGATLENATSGVESINAGLGCSVTKSWGMVDNRTMPAVTPVDEYTSDVRFTVWIGRKAGEEDGPMTVYGKTMADFVIEQFAADVHIWSHQRYSDPPALSRKEYQGFTALREWARQFYPDGGPAGPDPVRPESGAVLAAATSRQEGLTR
- a CDS encoding NAD(P)/FAD-dependent oxidoreductase, with amino-acid sequence MSVTSDVGVIGAGIIGLSTAYHLAEQGLSVTIYEAGVPGRGQSAGQSRIFRHAHDDPRLIRLAVRARERWRAWSDEFGTQLVSEDGAVALGPSVPRRLALLRDTGVAAEELDPAAVRELLPVLAGYEGAAMLDPGGGSIHTRAAIDVLAERFADRTVTEQVITVHRTGAGAAVRTPTTLGEHGTVVICAGRGTPALVRGLGLSLPVRLGAHVRVSFGLREPIDRLPTLQDGSGVFGATGIYAAAYPDRSGYGLGLSDSVDAHDDGAIYDGQRLAESADAAVAYVSTALPGLDPTPTGIVHCWVTSLPWGDDGVAIWQLGPVVALAGHNLFKHAPVIGEALAETVVSGHVAQDFAAEDWLGRTD
- a CDS encoding putative quinol monooxygenase — protein: MSEIIVVATISPKPGEEAAVRNAILSAIPKVHDEPGCIAYALHEATGDSTDLVMIEKWESMEALGTHGSAPALAELGAAIGELLAGPLDVKTFTAVAAGQDGKGTI
- a CDS encoding PucR family transcriptional regulator — translated: MTVSLVEWPRSSARVRELLRRGAEIALQPPEEWIEEMHAAALGGVRMTTVADDPVLAEGTRRTNLANMLHWAAANIHDPGARVSVNLTGEVLDTARDLVRRGLGESSLDSYRTAQSVAWRRWMDICFGLTDDPAELRELLELSSLSISTFIDDTVSAMSARMEAERADLTRGTHAERRQTVALLLEGAPIPTGRAESQLGHRLSGPHTAAVIWSDAGADAARELEAVADTVTKATEGRDRLTVVASAATLWIWLPTATAPPIRRLPEHTGVRVAFGRPGHGLDGFRRSHFQALATQRLMAQLASPQQVAGHEDVRLVSLLTSDPTATDEFLADTLGDLGTADVDTIETVRTWIAEQCNTSRTAERLYAHRNTVIRRLARADELLPRPVAANLVDVAAALEILRWRPHDH
- a CDS encoding flavin-containing monooxygenase gives rise to the protein MTTSTTTERVDVLIVGAGISGIGAARYLTTEHPAKSFTIVEGRAAAGGTWDLFRYPGIRSDSDLHTFGYEFKPWTDKQAIADAPRILDYLHETIDENGLTDHIRYQHRVVSAAWSSEDARWLVEIDRTDTGERTRISAGWIFCGSGYYDYDEGFTPEFEGRERFQGQIVHPQHWPEDLDYAGKRVVVIGSGATAVTLLPAMADDAEHVTMLQRTPTYIIPLPREDAIANALKKILGDKRGYALTRQKNVAQQRLLFELCQRFPSVARRMIRKINASQLPEGYPVDTHFNPPYNPWDQRLCVVPDSDLFRTLRKGKASIVTDRIASFTETGILLESGAELEADIIVTATGLNIKIIGGIDLTVDGRPVSMPDTVVYRGMMLSGVPNFALAIGYTNASWTLKIGLLCEYFCKLLTYLDAHGYDSVWAVADPAMPTRPLLDFGAGYVQRALETLPKQGPEAPWVMSMSYYTDRRLLRGDVADEHLHFSGVRDRAGSVVV
- a CDS encoding NAD(P)H-dependent amine dehydrogenase family protein, whose protein sequence is MSTPDTIRVFQVATGNLGTEMIGRIRSHPDLELVGLHCYTTDKIGRDAGEIVGIEPVGVTATGTVEEIIAAKPDVLTFHGVFPDEDLYVRVLEAGIDIVTTADWITGFHRNTNHPHPSGRKTTDIIEEACQRGGSTFYGTGMNPGACQVLGIVGSMDVADIENVTVTESVDVSCHHSVDTWQAVGYGRPVDDPTIPDSLRKYTEVFADSVYLMADCFDLALDEVTFSYELGACTKDIDLGWYSLPQGSLGGSYIKYQGMVDGVARVESHLEWQMTPYTDPSWDIKGCYITQVTGDPSIYSKHMIFPKAGVDLSDPSAFASIGMTVTGLPALNSIRSVVAARPGILTSADMPLRGFAGRFKL
- a CDS encoding TetR/AcrR family transcriptional regulator: MTTGAGVSGRRTNRRGNATREAILDAALTSLASGGPGSVSANRIAKDIGATWGTIKYQFGDVDGLWTAVLRRTAERRGELPYRENNTMPLPRRVAEIVEMLFVGLTTSVDARAIENLRAALPRDHAELERLYPNTAAELASWKESWARACQKAFADLDVDPIRVREVAAFIPGALRGMVSEAQLGTYSDLDEARRGLTNSIVAYLGAPRDQ
- a CDS encoding PPOX class F420-dependent oxidoreductase, with amino-acid sequence MARTVATADSVDLSALLDFIRPRHHMILSTVRSNGSPQLSPVTGGVDGEGRIVISTYPGRAKAANVRHTPVVSVCVLSDEWNGAWVQVDGDAEVLDMPEAEDALVDYFRSISGEHPDWDDYRAAMRVQGKSLIRVTPTRWGPLATGGFPADVAAKLDAQDG
- a CDS encoding type 1 glutamine amidotransferase domain-containing protein; translated protein: MPDELNGITVAFLVAPEGTEQVELTEPWKAVEATGGTPKLVSTAGGTIQAFRHLDRADTFPVDVTTDSAEVGDFDALVLPGGVANPDFLRTVDSAVALVQGFFEAGKPVAAICHAPWTLVEADVIGGRTLTSYPSVQTDIRNAGATWVDDEVVVDREGPNTLITSRNPDDLPIFNATLVTEFAKARA
- a CDS encoding HpcH/HpaI aldolase/citrate lyase family protein: MPERREDAGIAPTRVRPDWSVARSWLLLPGTPDGENIFDDAIASDVDVVVLDLEDGLPDAETARGRATVRRWLSGTGHAWVRIADTRTPAWADDLAAVATAPGLGGVILAKTESPEDVRATARRLPDGMPIVALIESALGIERASEIAGEPACARMAFGVGDFRRDTGMSADPMALAYPRSRLVVASRAAAIAAPIDGPTLRSDTRHLTRDTEIAKSMGMGGRLCLDTGHAATINNLLSPSTDEIDSARTVLATLGGSGGVYDGSSRPTMARAEDTLTLARRLGLLGDS